From Flavobacterium lipolyticum, one genomic window encodes:
- a CDS encoding DUF5683 domain-containing protein: MVKRIYFFIFLFCIGLFDTYGQADIMRSKDTIKTTEIDPLRPAKAAFYSAILPGLGQAYNKKYWKIPLVYGAIGTSVYFYIDNQKKYNTYRDEYKNRLEGKINKDDYLRNLNDNQLIAAQKQFQRNRDLSAFFIVGFYVLNIVDANIDAAISQFNVSESLSFKPIIENQSSISNQKFSIACIYVF; encoded by the coding sequence ATGGTAAAAAGAATATATTTTTTTATTTTTCTATTTTGCATCGGGTTGTTCGATACTTATGGACAAGCTGATATAATGAGATCAAAAGACACTATAAAAACTACTGAAATTGATCCGCTTAGACCTGCTAAAGCTGCTTTTTATTCCGCTATTTTGCCTGGATTAGGTCAAGCTTATAATAAAAAATATTGGAAAATTCCTTTAGTTTATGGAGCAATTGGTACAAGTGTTTATTTCTACATTGATAATCAAAAGAAGTACAACACTTATAGAGATGAATATAAAAATAGATTAGAAGGAAAGATAAACAAGGATGATTATTTAAGAAATTTAAATGACAATCAGTTAATTGCAGCTCAAAAACAATTTCAAAGAAATAGGGATTTATCTGCGTTCTTTATTGTTGGATTTTATGTTTTAAATATTGTCGATGCTAATATTGACGCGGCTATTTCACAGTTTAATGTGAGTGAGTCGTTGTCATTCAAACCTATTATAGAAAATCAATCAAGTATTTCCAATCAAAAATTTTCTATAGCTTGTATTTACGTTTTTTAA